The DNA region CGACGGCGGTGACGGTGTCCCTACTATGCATGTCGCATGGAGAAATGCCAAGTAAACCATTTGACGATGGTTGCCTGGGCAATATATTGTCCGTCCATGACATGGAATGACACCCCCTTTCGGGTCACCCCGGAAGACCTGACCTGCGTCCCCTCCTCCGAAGCATTGGGCTATCTCATCCTCGGCGCCAAAAGGCGACTGACCGAGATACTGGAAGAGGAGTTGGCGCCACTGGGCCTGACTGCGGCACAATCGGCCGTGATCATGCAGCTCTACCGCGGCGAAGAAAACACGCCGGCCGGCTTCTGCCGGCTGCTGGATTACGACCCTGGTGCCATGACCCGGCTGCTGTACCGTATCGAGCACAAGGGACTGTTGCGTCGCGCGCAAAACCCGCAGGACCGGCGGTCTTTCCGCTTCGAACTCACCGAGGCCGGACGCGCGCTGTGCCCGGCGATGCTCGAGAGGATTTGCCAGGCTCACAATCGCCTGCTGGCCGGACTCGGCCAGCAGGATGCCGACACCTTGCGGCGACTGCTTCAGTGCATCTTGCGGCGCCACTAAGCCCCCAGACCAGGTTTGACTATGGCGTGATGCCCCCGCTCGCCGGCGTGAGCGGGTAGGCTCGCCAGGCGCAAGCCGGCTGCAGCGGGTCGTCACACTGGCGGCCAAGCCCCAGAAGGGCCGCACCGGCCTGGCGATTCTCGGCGCGGATGCTCAGCACCTGCTCTTGCAACAAATTGACCAGCCGGTCCTGATGTTCGCCCTGCCAGCGCCACTCGAAATGCCCCCCCGGCTGGCAGCGCTCGCTGCGCAAGCGGCCATCCCTGGCCAGGGTCAGACAAAGCACCGGTCGCGCCACCGCATACAGTTGCCGCTGACGATTCAGTGCCCACCCCTGTCCGGAAGACTGATCGCAAGCCCGCCCGGACACCTCCCCGCCTTCCCGGTGCCAGGTCAGACAATACTGGGCGTCATGACGCCAGGCACGCACCTGCAAGGGGAGTTC from Paludibacterium sp. B53371 includes:
- a CDS encoding MarR family winged helix-turn-helix transcriptional regulator, which produces MTWNDTPFRVTPEDLTCVPSSEALGYLILGAKRRLTEILEEELAPLGLTAAQSAVIMQLYRGEENTPAGFCRLLDYDPGAMTRLLYRIEHKGLLRRAQNPQDRRSFRFELTEAGRALCPAMLERICQAHNRLLAGLGQQDADTLRRLLQCILRRH